The genomic region AGCAATTTCCTTGTCAGAATCCATTACCTGCAAATAGTGGCCAGGCTCAGCGGGTCCTGTGTCCTTCAAATTCTTCCCAGCGTGTTCCTTTGCAAGCACAAAAGCTTGTTTCCAGTCACAAACTGGTTCAGAATCAGAAGCAGAAGCAATTGCAGGCAACCAGTGTACCTCATCCTGTCTCCAGGCCACCGAGTCATACCCCAAAGAGCAAGCAGCCCCTGCCGTCGGCACCTGGTAAACTAGCTTTTGAGACTCATTGGATGGTCATTCTTTGTCGTTGTTGCTAAAAAAGCAAGTGTATATTACTTGCAGTTACTGTTTGGAGCCTTAGCTTTTATATCTGTTGAGGATGGGGAGAAAATATGGTGTCTGGGTTGAAGTAACAGTGTCTGCCCATGGGCCgaatctgtgctaaaaatacagacCTGATTCTCACTCTCTTGGAAGAGTGGGGCACCCAGGGAGGACACAGCACCAATTGGTGTCCTTTTGATTGCTTGTTAGTGGGTCTGGATGTAGGGTGCTTGTAGTAAGTGACTTGAGGGACTGAGATCTAAAGTTTGGGGGAAATCCAGAGAAGTGGATGAACCGAGGCAGGCTGCGGTGAGGTCACCATGGGCATTGCTGGCCATGGTAAGGAATGGGGCCTCATCTCTAGGGCATTTGGAAGCTACTGAAGGTTTTTTGAACTTAGAAGGGAACTTTGCCTTTTAGAAAGTTTACTGtggaaggccaggcgtggtggctcacacctgtaatcccagcactttgggagactgaggcaggtggatcacctgaggtcaggagttagagaccaatctgaccaacatggagaaaccccgtctgtactaaaaaaaattagctaggtgtggtggcgcacgcctgtaatcccagctacttgggaggctgaggcaggagaatctcttgaacctgggaggcggaggttgtggtgagccgaaatcgcgccattgcactccagcctggacaacgagagcaaaactccatctcaaaaaaaaaaaaaaaagttgactgtGGAAGTACTGAATAAATTGGAGTAGAACACTGGATTTAGGAGTACCAGACAGGAAGGAGGTTGAGGTCAGAGATGGCAATAACCTGCTGTGTGTGGAGCAGAGTAGATGCTGTTATTTACCAACTGTCGAGTGCTCATTCCCTGCAGGCTCTGAGATAAGTGCGTGCTTCATCCGCGTCATCTCATTCAATCCTTGTAACCACTTCATGAAGGTAGCCAGTAATTAACTcagttttacagaggaggaagctaAGACTCAGAAGCAGTTAACTTATCCAAAGACAAGCCAGGATGGAGAGGTGCGCACAAATTTGAGAGCTCATTTACGATGCAGACTCATTAGAACTGGGCAATAAATCGTACCTGAAAGATGAGTAAAGAGGAGTTAGGGATGGTGATTAAATTGATATTAACTGAGTTAGTGAACTGGGGGTTGCGGGGTGCACATGTGACAGGGGCACCTGGAGGAAGAGTTTGGACCTGCATCCAAATATCTGAGCAGACCATCATGTGCTGTTCGAGTTTGCGATGTTGGAGACAGACCGGTGGAAATGTTCCATATGTTCTTGTGGCTAATGAAATAGTTACCCCAGTCCTCTGCTGCACAACTGTTCCTTGTGCATTTTGCCGAATtggtggcttttatttttatatttcccctTGGCAACTAATATAATGGAGGGTGGCTGGCTTATGTTTTGCTACATGTTGGTGATAATTTGTACATAGGGTATAGACTGTTGGCTGGCCCACCTAGTAGGGAGAAAAGGTGATGAGGTGGCAGCTTGTCATGTATGGGAAGATTGGTAATTCTGCCACAAAAGTTCTTcatttggaaactgaggcttcaaaAGAACCTTCATAGTCTGCCTTTAATTTATCAGAGAGGGACCCGTCTATATATACGTCTGCTCGTCTTTAGAAATTCTGTAAAGACTTCACATGATGGAAGTCAGGGTGTAGTAGTCCTTTTTTTCTAtgaggaaaacttaaaaaaaaaaaaaacccggttTATCATTCTTAACATACCATTAATATTTTGGTGACCAATTCTTTGATTCACCTCTATTCACAGCTTAGCTTATCCTATATCGTTATTCTAAAAACAGGTTTTTAACTTATTCCATATAGAAAATAATCCTGAGGAGGAACTGgcatcaaaacagaaaaatgaagaatcaAAAAAGTAAGCTTTTTTATTTACAAAGTTCTGTACTATTCTACTACATTATATCATTTTGTTGCAAATTTAGTTGTGGGAactcttgggggaaaaaatgaggcctttattttcatttagaggATATAAATGTTTCCAGATttccaatcttaaaaaaaaaaaggaattttgtatATTGAGGTATTTTGCTAGGGACtcaagtgctttaaaaaatggctttcaaggcctggtgcagtggctcatgcgtgtaatcccagcactttgggaggccgaggtgggcggatcatgaggtcaggagatcgagaccatcctggctaacacggtgaaaccccgtctctactaaaaatacaaaaaattagctgggcctggtggcgggcgcctgtagtcccagctactcgggaggctgaggcaggagaatggcgtgaaccccggaggcggagcttgcagtgagctgagattgcaccactgcactccagcctgggcgacagagggagactccatctcaaaataaaacaaacaacaacaacaaaaaatgcatttcaaatttagaaaaagttTGTATGAATCTGTTACAGAAATGTGTGGAAGTTCCTCTCTGTCCTTAGAAGTAACCACTACATATGGTTTATGTGTCTGTgcttttttattgtataaaagtgcaggtttttaaaaaatagaatatgttgCAGAACTGTATACTCATATACGACTGAGGGTTTTGACAGTGTgatagttttagttctttgttATAAAGGTTGGCTCTAATGTCTTCCCCAGGGCTTTTCTAAAATCCTACTGTTAGTCTCTGAACTGTCTGGATTCTAGAATATACTAGGAGGAGCGAGGAATGAACCCACAGACTTTTGCTTCTAGCGGCCTAACAGAGGCTAAGAGTCTAAATCCACTGGTACTCATGCCCCAGCTAGCCTGTGGGCTCCATCCTGCTTCCATTCGTAACAGTGGCTCAGTGGCTCAGGGCTCTGTGTCCACCACCAGAGTGCTTCTCCACCCAGAGAGAATTAGCACCTCTGGGACTGGAGGGAGCGGCTGTGGTTAGTTTGAAACAGGCCCCCAGATGGTCCGGAAGCATTCCTCCCTCTCTGGTCACTTATCCTTTTTATGGTCTTCAGCGTTGTCATGGGCCTGTTCCTCTGAGCATAGTACAGGCTTGGGACATTTCCCATAGAGTGCTTCAGATCTAAAACCCGAGACTGTTCCTTGTCACTGACTCTTCACACCTAACGGCAGCTAGGGATGTCAGGGTTTCATGTTGCAGCAGCTCTTTGATAGTGGTTGTTGCCTTGGTTCTTGCTGAGGATACATATTGAGTACAAGttggaatataaaattatttatagaatGTGTCTACTAATTGAGAATTTGTTAGAAAAGCTTTGTTTTCCTCACATTCTAAAATGTTCAAATTCCTTCCTAGGAGGCAGTGGGCTTTGGAAGACTTTGAAATTGGTCGCCCTCTGGGTAAAGGAAAGTTTGGTAATGTTTATttggcaagagaaaaacaaagcaagtttATTCTGGCTCTTAAAGTGTTATTTAAAGCTCAGCTGGAGAAAGCCGGAGTGGAGCATCAGCTCAGAAGAGAAGTGGAAATACAGTCCCACCTTCGGTGAGTTTTCAGGTTCATGTTCAAAACAATATTCACCCATGCTGCACCCCTCCCCCTCCTGTAATGTCAGCCTCCCACTGCCCAGGTCCGTGCACTCCCTCTTATGAGGCACTGTCCTCAAATGCGTGGCCCCCGTTCCTCACCTCCCGCTCCCTTATGAAAAAGATTAGATAAGCTTCTGTACCACACTGGGTTATAATCATTCTCCTGTGATTCTCCTATGCTcttcatgttaaaataaaattgtattccttttcttttcttttttttttaaagtatacatttacTTTTTAGAGGGCTTGCTTTTCATAGTACCACAAAAAATGATTAAACTTGTCATCTTTCAAAGAGCACTTAAGTGCTCTGATCCTGAAAAATCACTTGAGGATTTAATGTTTTGTTAATGGAATAGTTTATATGGGCAAGTCTTTTTGGTGGATAATGAAGGGGAATGGCACCCCTTATTCTAAAGTATGCAGGGGTTGCGAGCAGCCACCTGCAGGTTGACTAGGGCtgatgggtttttgtttttcctttttttctttttcctttcagtgtTTTTCAGATTTGAATCAGATGCTAATACTTCAAGTCTGGCCACATCAGGCCTGGTGTGTCTCTACCTGGCAATacctggctggggctgggaggggcagGCATCTTACACGGGCTGTGCTTCCCATTGCCTGCTTCCCACTGGCCACAGTCTGCACCTGCCCAGTCTGCTCAGCACCCATCTACTGCCGTTACTGATCACTGCTTTTATCTGTCACAGTGTCTGGGTATCAAACTACTGTggcaatgcctttttttttttttcctttttccttttttttcttttttttttttttttttgagatgagtctcgctctgtcacccaggctggagtgtagtggcgtgatctcagctcactgcaacctccgcctcccaggttaaagcgattctcctgcctcagcctcctgagtagctaggattacaggcgtgcaccaacaagcccagctaatttttgcatttttagtagagatggggtttcaccatattggccaggctggtctcaaagtcctgacctcgtgatcctcccacttcggcctcccaaagtgctgggattacaggcgtgagccactgtgcctggccatgtgcTTTTTTTAGTATGTAGATAATTAATATTCAGCTGAATTTTCCTCCTAAGAATAAAGGTGCCTAAAGGAAGGAAATAGTCTTAACTAAACCAGAGGTCCATTAATACTTTGAAATGCTTGTAAAATGAAATGTGGGTCTATGTATTTTTCTTGGAGTGGGTTTACAGTTTCAGATTCTCAAGTGGAGTTTGGAGTGTGGTTTCATGGTAAACACCACTGGTTTTACATGAAGAGTTTGTTTGACATTTAGTACATAGTCTTCTGTCAGCTCCAAACCAGGTGTTAGAATGTTTATCCTTTGTTGCAGGCATCCTAATATTCTCAGACTGTATGGTTATTTCCATGATGCTACCAGAGTCTACCTAATTCTGGAATATGCACCACTTGGAACAGTCTATAGAGAACTTCAGAAACTTTCAAAGTTTGATGAGCAGAGAACTGCTACGGTAAGTGTTcatttgttgtccaggctagttgTGTTTCCTGTGTACCTGTCCTCCATAGCAGTGCACCTTTCATTCTAGTAGAGTGGGTGTTGTCTTGACGGAAGGATAGCTTAATATCAAATATTTGAAGTGGAAAAATCAAAAGAGCTTATTTGTACCATATGTACCGATAAAGTCTAGAACCAGGCAGAATGTTGTGTCTGCTTTTGTGCCTAGTTTGCACAGCTGTTTTCTATggaaatgtatataatgtatatagatAGTCACCCTCATTTtctttaatagatttttaattttagaatagtttttactttttttctttttttttttttttttttaaagggacagggtcttgttatgttgcccaggctggactagaactcctggactcaagtgatcctccacctcagcctcccgagtagctgggactacaggtgcacaccactgtgcctggctaggatagttttagatttacagaaattGTGAAGGCAGTACAGAGACTTCCCATATACCCCACACTGAATTTCCTGCTAATTTTCCCACTAACATCTTGCATtaatatggtacatttgtcacaattgatgaaccaatattgatatataACTGTTAAGTCcacattttattcagattttcttagtttttatcaTGATTAAATTGGGCTTATGGGTTTTTGAGGGGAGAGCAGAGGTAAAATGCATTCTTATCACATACCAGGGATGTAAACTCTTATGACTTTTAACTGTGGATGTCAGCTTGATCTTCTGCCTGAGAGAGTGTTTGTctggtttctccactgtaaagttactattttcccTCCTTTCCATACTGTATTTCTTCAAAGGAAGTTACTATGAATAGCCCACACTTAAGGAGTAGAGAGTGGATGGAGTATTTCCATAAATTATCTGGAATTCTGTGCCAGAATAAGGCTGTTCTCccttatttatttcatcatttatttatttaaagatgtaGACTCCTGGGTATTTGTTTTATCCCTTGAGCTATAATCCAGTACTTTATTTTGTGGTTCAGATGGCTACAACTTTGGCCACTgggagctttttttctttttttttttttctttttgagatggagtctcgctctggtgcccaggttggagtgcagtggcgcgatctctgctcactgcaacctccgcctcctgggttcaagggattctcctgcctcagcctcccaagtagctgggagtaccggcacctaccaccacgcccggctaatttttgtatttttagtagagatggggtttcaccaaattggctaggctggtcttgaactcctgaccttgtgatctgcctgcctcagcctcccaaagtgctgggattacaggtatgagccaccacacccggcctgctctttttcttttaccAGGTTCCTGGGAAAATCACTGCCGTTTTgtcttgcgtgtgtgtgtgtgtgtgtgtgtgtgtgtgtttttatacttccttacttttttttttttttctttttttgagatggaatctcactctgtcgcccaggctggagtgcagtagcgcagtcctggctcactgcagcctccacctcctgggttcaagcgattctcctgcctcagcctcctgagtagctaggattaacaggcatgcaccaccacacccagctaatttttgtatttttagtagagatagggtttcgccatgttgcccaggctggtctctaacccctgacctcaggtgatctgcctgcctcagcctcccaaagtgctaggattacaggagtgagccaccacacctggccttgtacTTCTTTACTTTCTGATACAAGATGCTGAAgcctcatcttgtatatttcctgctcCTGTCCTAGAATCgaaccatttctccaaggagccctggttcctcTTCTTGGAGAATGTTATTAtaaaccaagatctgggcactTGTACTCATTTCTACTGTGGCGTCACTACTTCTAGGCTttcagctgacagagcaaggaaatatatGTGGATAGTAATCTGTGTATAGATTTATCCATCTGTCTCTTCATTAAGCATACCATGAATTCATACCAATGTCTTCAACTTGAATCCGTTACCACGTTTCATTCTAACTTCCTCCTGTTTACCTGTAAACTCCCACTCCAAAAGTGAGAAACCTGGATTTCACTGCCCACCATCCTTTTACTTAATTATTCAATTCCAATATACATGTATAATGGTATCGGAATTGTTAACCAGCTGCATGGGAACCAACTTTATCAATTAGAGTGCTTATGTGCACTTCCTTTGGCCTTTGTCTTAAAGACTCCACTAGTTTCCAAAGCTGCTTGGATCAACACTTTACCCTCACACCCTTTAGTAAGATGGTTTCCTACATTTGTAATGCAGTGAGATTCTTTTGTCACAATCTGCATGCCCACGATGGaatcatttacattttcatatcctgagattgatttttgtgtgtttgctgtaaagttctatgaattttgacaaatacacaatgccatgtatccaccattacgatatacagaatagtttcactgctcttGAAAAATAATCCTGTGTCTCAGCTACTCATCCCTCCCAACTCTTCcatctctggcaaccactgatctgtttacAGTCTCtattgccttttccagaatatcatataattggaatcataacagtatgtagcctttttagatgggcttcttccacttagcagTATGCATTGAAGATTCTTCTGTATATTTTTGGAGGCATGAGagcttgttcatttctttttatcacgaAATCATCTTCCATTATTTCAATATATGGAAGtacctcagtttattcatctacTGAAGGGTATCTTGGCTGATTCTGGTTTTTGGCAGTTATGTTTTGGCTATAAACATTTGCATGCAGGTTTTTGTGAAACATAAGTCTTCAAATTAGTTGGGCACATATCTAGGAGTGCTATTGTCAGCTTATACAGTAAgactttattttgctttgtgaggaaactgtcttccaaagtgatttTTACATTCTATTTTACATTGCATTACAAATGTAGGAAACCACCTTACTAAAGGGTGTAAGGGTAAAGTGTTGATCCAAGCAGCTTTGGAAATGAGTGGATTCTATAAGACAAAGGCCAAAGGAAGTTCACATAAGCACTCTAATTGATACAGTTGGTTCCCACAGGGCAGCTGGTTAACAATTCTGATACCATTATACAATGGCAATACGGTATCAGAACCAATGAATTGAGATCCTATTGCTTCTCATAGTTGCCAACATTTGATGTCAGTgctttggatttttgtttgttttgagacaaggtttcactgtcactcagactggagtgcagtggcgtgatcacccacctcaaccttcctggctcaagcagtcctcccagctcagcctcccaagcagctaggactacaggcatgtgcttccatgcctggctgatttttgtatttttttgtagagacaaggttttgccttgttgctcaggttggacttgaaatcctggtctcaagtaattcatgcctcccaaaatattgggattacaggagtgagccactatacctggcctagtgttttgcattttagtcattctaatgggcatgtggtggtatctcattgttctGATTTAGTTTCCTAACAACATtcaatgttgaacatcttttttttttttttttttttgagatggagtctcgcttgtcaccaggctggagtgcagtggcacaattttggctcactgcaacctccgcctcttgggttcaagtgattctcccacctcaacctcctgaataactgggactacagtcatgcaccaccatgcccagctaatttttgtacttttagggtttcaccatgttggtcaggatggtctcgatctcttgatcttgtgatccgcttgcctcagcctcccaaagtgctgggattataggcgtgagccaccgcgtccagccttgaacatctttttatgtgtttatttgccatctgtgtatcgtCTTTGAGGCACCTGTTGgaatcttttgcttttttgagttttaagagttatttgtatattttggatgcaGGTCGTCTGTCATACatgttttgcaagtattttctcccaatgCATGCCTtgtattttccttctcttatctGTGTCTTTcacaaagctgtttttatttgacttttttgagaaagggtcttactgtgtcacccaggctggggtgcagtggtgcaatctctctcactgcagcctctacctcttgagctcaagtgatcctccctagtagttgagactacaggtgggtgccaccacgctgagctaatttttgtattttttgtatagacatagtctcaccatcttgcccaggttgttgggttttttttttttttttttttttttttttttgagacagtctttctctgtcacccagactggagggcggtggcgtgatcttggttcttagctcactgcaacctctacctcccgggttcaagcagttctgcctcagcctcccaagtagctgggattacaggcgtgcgccaccacgcccagctaatttttgtgtttttagtagagacggggtttcaccgtgttggccagtttagtctcgaactcctgacctcaggtgatttgcccacctcaacctcccagagtgctgggattgcaggcgtgagccactgtacccggcctcccaggctgtatttttaataaaagtccaAATgtgtcagttttttctttcatgattgtGCTTTTTGTGCCTCTCCTTTTTTAAGTGATTAAAATTACTTGTTTTAAGAAGTTGAGTCTTAATTTGGGCCGTTTCTTATTGGATTGACAGCTTGATAAAGCATGTTGGATGGTggttactttgattttttttccgtTTCTTGGTGGAGATCTCTGGGTAGCGTGGacattagttttctttgtttttggccTTGATGTACATGGCATTTAAAATCAAGTAATTTTACTTTCAGTATCTGATGAAATCACACTACTATGGACATATGGCCCTTTGGTCTTGTCTCTGCAACAATGACATGCTGTTTTACACTTAAAGACTTAATCTTACATGTTTGTGCTTCTCCTAAGTAGAAACAGATctctaatttactttttaaatattagctaAACAAATCAGCTTCTTATTTAATTGgcaattaatatttctttatgaGTTCAGCTTTTGGGCCAGCTTTCTCTTACAGCTCAATAAGGAAATCTGTGCTCATTCATGGTATTGACTGCCTCAGGTGCTCACATTTTACCcttgggtttttttccttgtCATCTTGCTTACGGTGGGTTGGAGCTTGTTGTTTTGGGTCAGTTAatctttttcttcagtttctgaTATTGATATCCTACTTTAAAAGATTCACCTTATATCAACAGTATAAAATTACACGTGATACtacttctctgttttctctcctcaCACCCAAGGCTTCAATctagatggagttttggtgtgagCAGATAgctatttgaaagaaaatgaaagattattTCTGTCTAGATTCCTTTGCAGTTAGAATGAATACGCATGTACCTGTTTTCCTTTTCAGATGAATTCAAATAAAACTAATTGTAGTGACACGTCAGTGACCTATCCATACCTGCAGTCTAACAACATGTGAGGTGTGGAGGGAGTAGCAGTGCCAGAGAGCCATGGCGAAACTAATAGCTTCTTGTCTGGAAATGACTGGAGGAGTGAAGTCCATTGCCTCTTGAACTTTAATGTGTGCAATTAAAGCATCAGCAACTCAAAGTCGGTGTAGTCAGAAGAGCAGCTTTCTTGTATTTGACTTCAGTTTATCGTGGTCTGAATTTTGATCTCTGGCTTTGGACTGAAAGAATGAAAAGTGTTTTTTCTGCCAGTGACACTTGGTGTTTACTTATCTGTTTAGTAAACCTTTTTGATGTAAAATAATGTTCAATCCTGTCTAGCAATTGCTTTAGAAAGGAAACTCAAACTTTAGGCAgagctaaatatattttttcaatattcaaACAGTTACCTGtatgataaaataaattctgggccaggcatggtagctcacactggcaatctcagcacttggagaggccaagatgggaggattacctgaagtcaggaattagcgaccggcctgggcaacatggggagactctgtctctacaaaaaaaaaaaaaaaaaagaaagaaacattaaaaattagctgggcatggtggcacacacctgtagtcccaactactcggtaggaggattgcttaagcccaggagttcaaggctgcagtgaggtctGATCATGCCGTAGCAATCCagggtgggtgacagagtgagaccctgtctcttaaaaataaataagtaaataacatacatacatacatacatactagaTTTGTTGGCTAAATCTTAGAGATAGGGActggaaaacttttcttttttcttgctttttttttgagatggaatttcattcttgttgcccaggctggagtgcaatgacgtgatctcggctcactgcaacctctacctcccgggttcaaccaattctcctgcctcagcctcctgagtagctgggattataggcatgcaccaccacgctcggctaatttttgtatttttggtagagaaagggtttcaccatgttggtcaggctggtctcgaactcctgacttcaggtgatccacctgccttggcttcccagagtgctgggattacaggtgcccagccaGGCAAACTTTTCTTACAAGATAGTAActtggcagggtgcggtggctcatgtctgtaatcctagcactttgtgaggctgagatgggaggatcacttgaggtcaggagtttgagactagcctggtcaacatagcgagacccccatctctattaaaaaaaaaaaaaagatagtaacttaaggaaataaaattaacaaaaggacTGATTTCTTATGTACTTCTATGCTGACTTAGTGTAACCCAAAATTTAACATGCTATTTAATATGTCAGTGCAACTGCTTTTTAGTTTCTGTTTATTGTTCAGGATAATTTCTTTCTCCTGATATTCTTGAAGTAAATTTTTAGCTTTAAACAAATTCTTCTGTCACAGAATgatcttggttttaaaaaaaggaattgacTATACttgaaaagttaattttatttttctaaaaaagaaaaaggcagtatTTACACACCTGAATCCTTAATTTGTACCAGGTCTTCGGCACTGCCTTACTTCCTTGCCGCAGGGCCGTTTGTTGCCGTATGGGGGTGTAActgttaggttggtgcagaagtaacTGTGTTTTGCATTGAAATGGCACCAACCTAAGAGCTAGCTCTAACTAGCTGAATGTCTTTTCCGTCTTTCAACATCACACCAGCTGTATTAGCAAAGCGATAACTAAACATTGGGTAATTTCACTTCATGCTAACCACTATAAATTGGTTCagttgattgtgtgtgtgtgtgtgtgtgtgtgtgtgtgtgtgtgtgtgtgtagactcATGTATAATTTCTACGATGCTTGCTTCAAAATCtgcaaaatgtgttttttgttttgtcttctcctttttgagacagggtctcactctgtcacccaggctgaagtgtgatcatggctcactgcagctttgacctcctgggctcaagcgatcctcccgcctcagcttcccaagtagctgggactacaggcatgcaccatcatgcttggctaatttttaaattttttttgcagagatggagtcttgctatgtttcccaggctggctttgaattcctgggcttgagtgatcctcccacctcagtcccccaaagtgctgggattacaggtgggagccactgtgtctggccaaaaCCTGCAAACCATGTTAAATCTATGTTGTGTTCCTTTCAGAAGAGATGTCTAATATTAACTTGTGTTATACA from Macaca thibetana thibetana isolate TM-01 chromosome 10, ASM2454274v1, whole genome shotgun sequence harbors:
- the AURKA gene encoding aurora kinase A, yielding MDRSKENCISGPVKPAAPVGGPKRVLVTQQFPCQNPLPANSGQAQRVLCPSNSSQRVPLQAQKLVSSHKLVQNQKQKQLQATSVPHPVSRPPSHTPKSKQPLPSAPENNPEEELASKQKNEESKKRQWALEDFEIGRPLGKGKFGNVYLAREKQSKFILALKVLFKAQLEKAGVEHQLRREVEIQSHLRHPNILRLYGYFHDATRVYLILEYAPLGTVYRELQKLSKFDEQRTATYITELANALSYCHSKRVIHRDIKPENLLLGSAGELKIADFGWSVHAPSSRRTTLCGTLDYLPPEMIEGRMHDEKVDLWSLGVLCYEFLVGKPPFEANTYQETYKRISRVEFTFPDFVTEGARDLISRLLKHNPSQRPMLREVLEHPWITANSSKPSNCQNKESTSKQS